TTCGGCAGATGACCAGCTCACCGGGAACACCGTTGCTTCCCCTCCTATCCTCTCATCCGCTGTTGTGacgcttgtttgttgtttcctcGCACGCACTGGTAACCCGCGGCTATGTatcttcgtttgttttgctcttattAATGCTTTGCATACAAGGCAAGCCCGTCCAAGAAAGGTTAATATTTTATCGGCTTAAGGCTGTAGTTGGATGTCCAGCTTGACAACCGGCGCAATAATGGCGTTACTGCTCAGCATGCAATCAACGTCCCGGGGCAGAGTAGATCCGCTCAGATCCATCAATCGAGGAGGGACGACgacgttttggtttttatagCTAGCCTTAGTCGATTTTATTGCTGCAGATTATGATCAGTACACAGACACAAATGGTGCCGTAAATCCTAAGCCTTCAAGAGATTGTGGGTCAAGTGATTAATGGGAAGGCGGAAGAAGGCGAGGGctgaaaatttacaaaaatcctGCAACGAGTAATGTAATTTAGCTCCAACGTAACCATCTTCCGGTTTGCGCACACTAGTATCGTTAGTTTGGATTGTTTATGTAATTTACCGGGGCTCGAAATTGGGAAGCCAGCAACTTTTTAGGGCCAATTTCACCAGTTAGCAGCGCGCTATTCTCGTTAACACGGAAGATGAAGTATAATTACGTAAACGCAGCTAGCAGAAGAAAGCAGCAGAcaaagcagacacacacacacacagcgagcGAAAAGGACACGAGTTTAGGACCAGAAGGGATGCAACACGGAACGCGGAACATTAATGAGTTTTTAGAGCAAAACAGGTTGTTGTAGCAGGAATAcggcgacaaaaaaaaaaggcaaataagGCATAAAAtgcaacgaacaaaaaaattggatgGGATGGGTGGCGCAGCTCAAGTTATCCAGGTCAGTTTTTGCTTTACGATAATGGCGCGTTGTGTTGTTGGCGGGCAATATTTTTGGGCTTGGCAGagcagaagaacaaaaagGCAAATTTGGAGGCTGAGGTAGCTGTTAGCGGTGGGAATTATGTTAGCGTTAGTTTTCAGCTTCCGGATGAAAGCTATTTCTACGGTGAGGATGGGTTAGGAGAATGGGTAGAAGGGGTTGGGAAATTGTagtttgaaaagttttgttttttcttgttactCTTGAAACCCACCGCCGGAACTACAGCAGGAAGGTAAGCGGCATAATATAAGAAGCACCTTTTTCGGAGTATGGTGAGAGCAACACACCGACAAGGCCAAGTCAAATTAGGATCTTTGGCTTTGCAAAGGAAGTGGCGAGGAGTATGGCGAAGTATCTTATCGTACGGAAGCGTGTGGACCACAGAACATGCATTACGAGTAATAGTGTGACGGACGAACgtaatatcatcatcatcatcatcgtccaacGCCCGGAAACACCTACTTTGCGGAACTTTTTCTCGCCATTCTTCGCCTTGGGACAGAAGAGCGAAACGGACGCTTCCCGTTCGCCCGACTCCTGGCAGCACATGCACGACCGCTCCATCTGCCAGATCTTGCTGCCGGACACCTGGATGTAGCTGGCACAACGGCCAATGCAGGCGAACGATGGGATGGGCTTCGGTACGCAGCCCGGATACTGCAGGACGTGGATGACGGGCGTTACCTGACAGTCGTCTGCGGAGTAGCGTGATCCACCGTCCTCTGACCAGAGGTGGGCCAGGTGGGAGAGAGGATACGTGTGGAGTAAGGACATGTTGAAGAGAGTGTAAGagaaggagagcgagagagagagagaataggCAGAGAAAAGGGATACAAAAgtttaatttcaaatatcaaCGCATCAACCACCGTTGAGGGGGCCCATAAAAGCTAGTGACGAAATTCGGACGGTACTGTGCGGTCGATTAGTTTGGTTTGTCGATTTGGTGCAATTGAATTGTGGTGAAGGCTGCTACATCTGTAAAGCATCATTACAAAAGCTGGAAAATAGGATTACAAACGTGTGTTAGATGCATTTAGTGCACATGGTGGGTGGGTGATTGGGTCCACAATCGCCATTTTGAACTGTCTGAATTGATTTAGCACTGAAACGATTTGTGCAGTGtcaatcggtttttttttcctcctaccATCAAATGAAGTCAATTTATCACTAGGAAACTGGGCTTTAATCCGATTTgcccgcagcaacagcaaaacagcagGTCGCAATGTAACGGCGAACCCTACTCCCGCGTCAGCGTCCGTCCCACATGCTGCTGGATTGCATTAACCTCGATTCTTGGCGAAggacaaaaaaggcaaaggaaCGACGTGAtgcacatttaaaaaaaaagacattgcATCCCTACAATTTATTGCGCTTTTCACCATTTCGTTTTAGCTTTCGTTGGCACTTTGCACACATAGCGCCGCTATCATCCGTCCGTTTGGGAATGCGATCGACCTAGTTGGTTTGGTCGCTATCTATCGCACCAATCTGGTAAGCTACGATGTTCACACTATTCTCCGGATCGATGCGGCAATCTATGGGAGAGGTTCCCGAGCAGAAGAAGCGAACGAAAAAGCGCTATAAATTCAACAAACCTGTTGGACAAAAGGACCAACATGTGAGTGGTGTGTGTCCCAGTTCACACgtagcaaggacattcaattGCTTCTGAGCAACGATCCTAACTAAGGTGGGCAAATAATCGAGCCAAAACCGTCTCCAATAACTCTTCAACAGTAATACTCCATAGAGCGTGCAATTTTATTGTCGAAATTGGCTCCGAAAGGGAGTGAATTAACTTACTCAAAATGGCACGCGACGGCTACGGGGAAAAAGTTTGAAGTTgatagaattaaaaaatgaagTTACGATTATTGCATTATCAGTCAGCGATTAATCCAGCAGGTAGTGGATCTCGCAAAGCAGAAGAGGATAAAGTTTTGTGATTAATTTTCCGCTTTAATATCTATTCTTTCACATTTGAGGAGAACGTTATTTTAAGTTACTTTGGATTATTTATATTAGAATGAGGTACGCAAGAAGAACCCGTAAAAAGGTAATCCCGGTATCGTGGAATTTTGTGcctgatttatgtttttttttcacgtgaAAAAGGGACAAAACTTAGCGCGGAACCCTACCATCAGGTTACATACTGATGCTGCCAAGcgtggaaaattgtaaaattgggTTCTCTCTCGTCTCTCCATTGGATTCAGGAGTCTTCCATTTGAGGCAAGTGAGGATGAGCTCAAGGGAAAGAGATTCATTGCGTTGTAAAGAATACATCTTAACAATTTACGATTATTTTGCTATGTGCTTCATATCATATCAAAGCAAACTTTCGCCCTAAGATAATCCCCGATCCCGGTGGAAGCATCAATGTCTTTGATGCTGGGGGTAAGGGAAAGGGACTCTTGCTTGCTTTGCTTACCAAGAACTCCATCATCCAGAAGCATCGACAGCAGAAGTCATAAATCGTGAGTCTCCTTATAGTTCACGCAAGCTTTTGCGTCCAAGTCCAGAACTATGGAACGTGCTCTTGGCGAGAAATATCGTCGTTATACAcggacgatgacgacgatgacgacgagcGACTGCATCTCGATTTGTCGATTTGTCAATCCTCTTAACAAAGGACCGAACAAAGGCAGTCAGCAATGACGTGATTCGTGCTGTCAAACAACACTCAACAGGACCTTTCCTTTCCCGTTATTCCTCATGTCTGCAATCGTGTATGCTGACTTCCTCTTCGCGGCGAGAAGTTCATCGACGCGTCACCACCCACTGTTGACATATTTCGACACTTATCCCCAATGTTCGTCCAGTGGCCGGTAGACGTAAACTTCTGGTGGAATTGGCGGAAGAAGGATGTAATCAAACTTTGTGCCTGGCATCATCCTAAACCCATCATCCCACCGGATCTAACTTTGTCAACAGTGTTCCTTGACCAAtcgggtggtttttttttgcatgtaaAGTTGTTTGATTATGAACCTCGGTATTAGTGTTGTTGTGGGGTTAGTAAAAATACATAACACATGTCCGGGGACATTATTGCGTGTGAGGAAAAATTTGGCGCCAAGTCCTGGTTAAAACGTACGGGGAAATCAATACTGTTCTTAGAGTGGTAGGGAACctgtttgatgtttgtctCGTCGTAATAGCCATCTGTCGCGCCACAGTTATCATGCCATTGCCTTTCGCTGTGGCTGGATGGTTCGTTTCGTGTTGAGAAATCAAAGAGGGAAAAAGTTTCGAAAATCCAACACCATCAGGTTATCAGTTCCGACGGGACTTAACAGATTTAGCGCCGGTCAGGCAGAACAGAGAAAATTTGgcaagatgtttttttttctaggagAACCAGTCGGAATGGGTTGCCAGCAATGGTGAGCGTAGGATTCGATGATGCGTTAACTCGTGATTGAGTTTTATCGAGTGAATGTAAGTGCTGGAGAGAACATATACAATCAGTAAACTTTTCTGCTACGACGTGGCCGACCGTACCCGATCGTATGATTTACGTACGGGACATTGGGCATTCGATTTATTAGTGTTGATGGCGAACAGCACTGTAACGACCAATTTTGCAGAGTTTGTCGAGGAATCGGcttcaaacaaatttcttcttctagTTCTAGGAGTTTAATGACCTTAACAGATCATACTGGCAAACTGATTGATTACTAGAATTATTGATAACCACGTAGCTCCGGATGGGGTTTGAGCCCCAGTTCTGCATTGTGAAAACTAGCGCCGCTGTCGATTCTACCTCTGGAACGCACGATGCACATGCTTGTTAGAATGAATATGACCAATATTACTCAACATATAAAGGATCAAAGAAGGAGAAAGTCGTCAAGCAGGACTAAACCTTCATATCAGCCGATAGACGAAGAAAGGGTTCTCCTGGACAACAATCCGATCTCATTAATTCCACACGAATTAGAGTTATTAGAGTCTGGAGAGTTAGTCACGTGACCTATTGTACCCGCAGCTGGATAGTCATTAATACATCCTGTTACATGCTTCTCTAGCATCTATACTGAACCCTATCCTCGGAGAGCTGACTGCTGAAGTCCCGCGAAATGTGCTTTTCGTGCTCCTAACGACTGATGTTGCCCTTTGCAAGGACCTATCCTTATTGGGCCCAATTAGACTCTTTCAGCTCAAAGAAAGATAGTCACACAGGTTCACTTACACTTTCTACAGTTGAATTTTCGTCTGCAAATCTACTGTTACAATAATAGACACACACAATATCGCAATACACTTATTTATGACACAGCACAAATAACTCTGTTGCATTGCTCGTCGATACAGTTTTCCCAGGGTGCGAGTAAAAGGGCGCAATGCGATAGAAATGAATGAACAACTTCTTTCTGTACCGTCGCCTTCGTCGTCATAAGCCGAGCATAAGAGCAGAAAATAGTCAGGTCATTTATCATGCCAAATGTagaggaagaaataaaaagcgtCCGGTGGGGGAACGCGCACCGGGAGGACGGAGAAACGAGTCGGACAAAGAGTTTAAGCGCATTTCGTGTTGTTTCCGCCCACAGCCAACATATCATTGGTTGGCTTGCTGTGGGTGCTTTCGATTAAAAATGGGTAGCATCAATCATAATAAGCCAACAAGCTGGCAAAGCATGGCCAAGCAGCCAAGACGCAGCTCCCGAAGGCTTCTCTTAATAGATTACTTCAGATTTCGTCTTGTAGTGCGTTCCTCCTGTTTTCTACTGTTAGCTCAGCATGGTCAGTTACTAACTTTCAAGCGAAAAAGGCAAGTCCTCCCTACCAGTCAAGAACATTCAACACACAATCAAGGCGAAACACTTGACTAAAGCGCGGTAATTGTGCGCGCCCGGCTCGTGATTGTTTCGAACATTAGGCAAATTGCTGGCAATGCATACAAATAGGACAGATGCGAAACCTCGGTTCTCGGTTTGTTTTCTTAAGAGATGTAATGTAAACGATATAGCTGAAATCTCTACCCAGTATATAAACTGGAGTAATACTGAAGAAAAAGGATATGAATCGACGGGCTGTAACAACGGGTGTTTGCCAAGTAACGCAGTGGCAGGTTAGAGTCTATATTCAAATAAGAGAGACTTTATCTTACTACTTTACCGGAAGAAGTAGCGTCGGATGGGGAAGAAATGAATTTGAATTGCACAGGCATTAACCGATCTCGTGGTGTACTCTGGTGgataagggggggggggggggggggggggggggaagagagagagagatcgagGAGGTTCGGAGATTTTACGGCAACATTTCGCTAGTTCCGTTTTCCGCCCAACGGGAACAACGGGTGCGGCGTATTTAATAAAAGAAAGCTTCTCTGCCTGGGTCTTGCAAGCCGATTGTCGTCAGCCAACCTCCAGCTTGGCTGTGTTCTTCTGAGATGTCGGATATGGGACAGGAAATTCGAGTCAAGTAAATTCGATAACGATAAAGTGAATGCTTTGGGCGGAAAAATTGCGACACGTGCAAGGGTGCCTTATACACTCTCCAGCAAAAAGCGCATCGAGCGCAATCTGTCCTCCCTCCGGCAAAAAGGCTTAAAATGCCACAAAAATAACGTTTATGCTGATGATCGAAGAATAGTTGGTGAGACTtccaaaacgaaggaaaacactAAAAACCCCCCGATAACACTCGCAAGTGCATACAAAAGTACCCTAGGACCAGTTCTTTCGCCGTCGGAACTTTGAAAGCACGGGACCCATCTTTGCGGACCGAATCGACAAACACATACCCCAAGTTTGATGCGATTACCATCCACAAAATCTCCATTTGTTGGATTCATTTTGGCAGCGGAATACGGCATAATGTGCCATCCTCCAAAAAAGCGTGTTGGGGTGATATTTTAAcgctttttccttcgttttacAACTCCGCTGCCGTTTATAAGGGTTCATCTTCTATATCCGGAGGCAAATATGTTCACCGCGTTGTAGTGttggaatggttttgtttgtctgttggttggtttgcgAAAATTGTGGGTTTTTCCACGAAGATAACGAAATACTAGAAGCTGATGGTGGCTTAGAATAGAGCAAAACGAGAAACGAGCAATGGAGCGATGGCTCGAGGGAACACCAGCAACACCGACTAATTGGGGACAAACGGCACAACGGATGCAAGATGAGAACTTGCTTCTGGTTGTGAAGCGGGAGGGTGAAGgttgatttgaatttcattATACTAGAGTATGCCACCTGCTGGTGTTCCGTGATGTTCTACTGGATAGTAGACGAATGCTTTCTCCCCATTCTGACCACAGAAGTCAGCATCAAAAAGTGTGTACTTCCTTTTCCATGCCAGGTTTCAAACTTCACTTTTTAATGTCACATTAGTCTCATCTTAATTTGTGGATTTGTGTAAGGAACTCCACTGACCAAGATTAACCATTTTCACTACGAAACTTCAaaccttccttttttctggCCTTGCACAGCTGTGTAGTATATACGGCACGCCAAGAGGTTCTCTTGGTAAGTCTTGGGATTTTGCTTCCCAAAGTTACGAAGTTTGTGTTGTCTAGATTTCACACGACACAGCGACTTCTCACGTGTTTTtatcttttgttgttttcttccgtgAGTTCTTCACtttcacaacacacacgcacacttgaCACTGAATGCTTGGCCAATTGGCTCCATAACACTCGCGGTCTTCTCCTGCTCCAAAAAATCAGATATCTGGAAAAAACTTTCAATCGAAACACCGTGTACAACCTTGTGTCTTGGGTTTGGGTACTTCCGGTGTTTAAGGGGGGAAGAtaacttttctgtttaaatgGCAACTCCCGTACAACGACACACAACGTTTGGGGCCACCGTTCGCCGCGCACTTTATACCGAGAATGAGCATTAAACCCGAGCGGGCACTGTTTATTATAAAGCAGCGCGCTGCCCAACCTGTCTCCTGGTGAGGTGCGTATTTTTCTGGCTCTTCTTGTTCTCCGGAAAAGCTCTCACCAGCTCTCCAGCTTCGTACGATGCTGAATCCTTAAGGGAGGGGAGAAGTGTTTGAGGGTGGATGGGGTAGGTTTGACAAGCTCCCAAAGGTCGTGAAGTGGAGTGTCCTCGCCCCGAGTGGTCGGTGGCCCTACCGAGAAGCTTCGTGCTGTGTGAGCTAGCACGCGCGCGAGAGCGAGAGCAATGAATGTGTGGATGAGAGGTTCCTGCTTGGGAACATTGGGTTGGGAAGTCCTTCTGGGATGGACAGTATAGTTTATCCACTATGTATGATGAACTTCATCTCGGTGCTAAGGAAGGGGATGACTTGAAGCAATTCATGTTGTTGCGTTAAACACAGGTTAGAATCCTTTATGAAATAGTTTTCTGATGTTAATTGGGGCCGTTCAATGAAGGATTTCTATGTCAAATCGCTTTGTCGCAACAGATAACAGCTGTTAAAGGACTCACGCAAAGGTACTCCCAAAACACGGTTTGCCATACATCCCTGAGGCGTCATTGAACTGATTAGGCTACATGTTCCGGCGCTCgtctgctctctctctctctctcgctccgtTTTTATTTGCGACCAACTTTGTTAACCCATGCTAAACATGCCTAGCGCATTGTGTGCGGTATGTATCCTCACATCGTAATCCTTTAAGGACAACCATGTTAAACAACACTGTTGCGTGCGCGCCCAGTGGGTGGCAGAGTCGGTTAGGCTCTGTTGGCACACAGACACCCGTACCTACCGAATCAGTTCGGAAAGAGAGGCAACTTGCTTATCGCTAATAAAACAACGGAGAGAATGGAGAGGCTCCTAACCACATGACGGAGAAGACCCTCCGGTCGGGTGAGACTGCGCAATGAAGCAACAATCAAGAAACACCGTTCATATCACCACCGAACTGTTCATTCTGCCTGAACTTGagaatgtttattattttaaacataatATTAGCTTTACGTACaaatatcacaaaacaaacgcatcgTGTTATCAGAAAGCGGCACGCTCCAGCGCGTTCAATTGCTGCACCAAACGGTCCTCTTTGGCTTTGCGCATCGTGTACAGTTTGCGGGATTCGATAAAGTTTTGCAGAAACGTGCCTACATCACTTTGGCCGGCCAGGAAACGTTGTGCCTCGTCATCACTTTTGCTGTCCGCAGTCGAGACGGCAATCTGTAGGAGTTCCTTGATGTGCTGGGGGGAAAAATCTTCCGCCTTACGTTGGTAGCGCTGATTCATGGTCTCCCACTGCTGACCCAGTTCCTTGAACTCGAGCGCTAGCGATTCCACCTTCGATTTGCGCTCCTCGACCATTTCTTTGCGGGCAAGATTAACGACCGCAAGCGACTCTATCCCGGCCAGTAGTTGATCCATTTCGTCGTTTTGATGCTGCACGAATGGGAGCTTGGTAATAAATTCTTCCAGATAGTCTTCATCCGTGTTTAATCGGTTTAGCTCGTCAGTGGTGAGATTTCGCAACCCAAACTGATCCGGTTCGTGGTGTGATGGGGATAGAAGTGCTTTACGGTTGTCGGTACCGAAGTCTTGGACGTTTCCGTTTCGAGTAGTCTGATGCGTTGGTGGAGCAGCATGATGTTGCGGTGTTGCGGATGTTGTTGGTTCATTGACGAACTTTGGGGGATGTTTCTCAAACTCCCTGCCAACTGCTTGCACGATCCTTCCGAGATCGGAATGAATTGTGTACTAAGAGAAAATGGGATTACAAGCCGTTCAATTGACGCTACTAACGTGTGACGAAAATGGGAGCTTCATACGTTCAGTATTCCGGGTGCGTTTTCAATCACCCCTGTCGCTGCATTCACCCACGGATGGCGAAGAATCGGACTCACGATTAGCTTTGGCTTTTCGTTCGGGAAACTGCTGCCGAGCAGAATGTTGATGGCGATCTCACGTCCACCACAGTCAAAGTTAACCAAatattcttcattttctttcacctCCTGTACACTGTCGCGGGATGGGAGAAAAACATGGGGGAGGCGGTCAGATAATGGCAACAACTGCGGAGTCACCGATTCACGCTCACTTGTGATTGAATATCTTCAGTGTATCGATTTGCCGTTTGCGCATCGTTCCGAACGTTACTATCCTGGGGCGTGCGGTCGTTCCAGCACCGATTAACCAGTACGGCCTACGACGAAAAACGCATTTATGATCAGGTAATTTGATTTACACACCGTGGTTCGCTCGTAGTGATGCGCGAAGGGAAACGAATGATAAAGATttggggtttgttttggttacGTTTGTGACGTCATTGTGATGCTTATTTACGCCAAACGTCAAATTTCGGACAGTCGAGCGTATTCCGACCAAAAGGGTGAATTTCGAATGAATAACACAGGGTTGGTTTTGGGGTACAGAATGCTCGTGGAGCATAAATGCATTGATTTTGCACTTGCActtgcaataaattttccgTAGAATACGCGAGGAGCActtgatgggtttttttctcttgtttcttTTCGAAAGGAAACGCACCCCTGCGGTTCATATCTGAACcaggaaaattgttttgttttggtgtgatAATTTAGAGAAGGTTGTATGGATGGTAAGTTGCACGAAAAAGAGGACCAAAACGGATGTCTttccaataaataaatgca
This genomic window from Anopheles maculipalpis chromosome 2RL, idAnoMacuDA_375_x, whole genome shotgun sequence contains:
- the LOC126560019 gene encoding bursicon, translating into MSLLHTYPLSHLAHLWSEDGGSRYSADDCQVTPVIHVLQYPGCVPKPIPSFACIGRCASYIQVSGSKIWQMERSCMCCQESGEREASVSLFCPKAKNGEKKFRKVGVSGRWTMMMMMILRSSVTLLLVMHVLWSTRFRTIRYFAILLATSFAKPKILI
- the LOC126558587 gene encoding vacuolar protein sorting-associated protein 37A encodes the protein MRKRQIDTLKIFNHNVQEVKENEEYLVNFDCGGREIAINILLGSSFPNEKPKLIVSPILRHPWVNAATGVIENAPGILNYTIHSDLGRIVQAVGREFEKHPPKFVNEPTTSATPQHHAAPPTHQTTRNGNVQDFGTDNRKALLSPSHHEPDQFGLRNLTTDELNRLNTDEDYLEEFITKLPFVQHQNDEMDQLLAGIESLAVVNLARKEMVEERKSKVESLALEFKELGQQWETMNQRYQRKAEDFSPQHIKELLQIAVSTADSKSDDEAQRFLAGQSDVGTFLQNFIESRKLYTMRKAKEDRLVQQLNALERAAF